A part of Paenibacillus donghaensis genomic DNA contains:
- a CDS encoding HAD-IA family hydrolase encodes MTERLTELITPQGSYSVSAILFDKDGTLLQFVSLWGRWGESFLGSFSRQLQLRGMAEIGTELLPSLLGTVHGSDGQITDYDRNGALAMGTMADLYAILAWQGYLRGMSWAEAMELVEQCRREADALMESQRPVRPLPGLERFLGECASRGLTVAVVTADETDAAEKHLSWLGIRHYFTAIIGTDLVERGKPFPDMVQLACGRLGVDPSRVAVIGDTNGDMRMARAAGAAAAIGITGDPAGGVKPHVLQDADVIIHSYEELSLGGEPEPQLDQLHNLKGGISQMSTHVNRHTGQQPIITFQIITDTHVTTDASHEYNLNFERALQDIAAHGQGSSGIMHIGDVTDHGFPQEYEEMVRIVNKYKAKLPDITFTLGNHDVGLGHWESRLALYEAETGMPGPYHDHWIDGYHFIFLGTEQGLPSFCDLSEQQLQWLEQKLDEQGPGGAVADWQDAGGRTAGVEAEGESVMAGRVAEVSTADEQAAGVRVADGRSAGEQAAGERDASERMAGQRVTNEQTAGARPVFLFLHQPLKDTVAGSLEAQEWYGVTQDQQLRSILAKFPQTLLFTGHTHWELEVDNTMFPGHGRTATMFNASSVAYLWTNEDKHKTGSQGYYVEVYSDRVVVRGRDFMNAAWIDSAQYEVALNLDTVSSSS; translated from the coding sequence ATGACTGAGCGATTAACTGAGCTTATCACCCCGCAGGGAAGCTACTCTGTATCGGCTATCCTGTTCGACAAGGATGGGACGCTGCTGCAATTCGTCTCGCTCTGGGGACGCTGGGGCGAGAGCTTCCTCGGCAGCTTCAGCCGGCAGCTGCAGCTGCGGGGCATGGCGGAGATCGGGACAGAGCTGCTGCCTTCCTTGTTAGGGACGGTTCATGGCAGCGATGGGCAGATCACAGATTATGACCGCAATGGCGCACTGGCGATGGGTACGATGGCTGATCTCTATGCCATTCTGGCCTGGCAGGGCTACCTGCGCGGAATGTCCTGGGCCGAAGCCATGGAACTGGTGGAACAGTGCCGCCGGGAAGCCGACGCTCTGATGGAATCGCAGCGGCCGGTGCGGCCGCTGCCCGGGCTTGAGCGCTTTCTTGGCGAATGCGCCAGCCGCGGACTGACGGTGGCTGTAGTAACCGCCGATGAGACCGATGCCGCCGAGAAGCATCTCAGCTGGCTGGGCATCCGCCATTACTTCACCGCCATCATTGGCACAGATCTGGTCGAGCGCGGCAAGCCCTTCCCGGACATGGTTCAGCTGGCCTGTGGCCGGCTTGGCGTTGATCCTTCCCGCGTAGCCGTCATCGGCGACACGAACGGTGATATGCGGATGGCCCGGGCGGCTGGTGCTGCGGCAGCCATCGGGATTACCGGCGATCCGGCTGGCGGGGTGAAACCTCATGTGCTGCAGGATGCAGACGTAATCATACATTCCTATGAAGAGCTGAGCCTCGGCGGAGAACCTGAGCCTCAGCTTGATCAACTCCACAACCTCAAAGGGGGAATTTCACAGATGAGCACACACGTCAACAGGCATACCGGTCAACAACCGATAATCACTTTTCAGATTATTACGGATACCCATGTTACCACCGATGCCAGCCATGAATACAACCTGAACTTCGAGCGGGCGCTGCAGGACATCGCCGCCCACGGCCAAGGCAGCAGCGGCATCATGCACATCGGCGATGTGACCGATCACGGCTTCCCCCAGGAGTATGAGGAGATGGTGCGGATCGTCAACAAGTACAAAGCCAAGCTTCCAGACATCACCTTCACACTTGGCAACCACGATGTCGGCCTTGGGCACTGGGAATCCCGGCTGGCGTTATACGAAGCCGAAACCGGCATGCCCGGCCCCTACCACGATCACTGGATAGACGGCTATCATTTCATCTTCCTGGGCACAGAACAAGGCCTGCCTTCCTTCTGCGACCTCTCCGAGCAGCAGCTCCAGTGGCTGGAGCAGAAGCTGGACGAGCAAGGGCCGGGGGGCGCGGTTGCTGACTGGCAGGATGCGGGAGGTCGGACCGCTGGCGTGGAGGCCGAGGGTGAGAGCGTTATGGCTGGCCGCGTTGCGGAGGTGTCGACTGCTGACGAGCAGGCGGCCGGTGTACGCGTTGCCGATGGGCGGAGTGCTGGCGAGCAGGCGGCCGGTGAACGAGATGCAAGCGAGCGTATGGCAGGTCAGCGGGTCACGAATGAGCAGACAGCGGGTGCCCGTCCCGTATTCCTGTTCCTGCACCAGCCGCTGAAGGATACGGTAGCAGGCTCATTGGAAGCTCAGGAATGGTACGGCGTGACCCAGGACCAGCAGCTGCGGTCCATTCTGGCGAAGTTCCCACAGACCCTGCTCTTCACGGGGCACACCCACTGGGAGCTGGAGGTGGACAATACAATGTTCCCCGGCCACGGCCGGACAGCCACCATGTTTAATGCGTCCTCGGTAGCTTACCTGTGGACCAATGAGGACAAACACAAGACTGGCAGCCAAGGCTATTATGTGGAGGTCTACTCTGACCGGGTTGTTGTCCGGGGCAGGGATTTCATGAATGCCGCCTGGATCGATTCGGCGCAGTATGAGGTGGCGTTGAACCTGGACACCGTGAGTTCCAGCAGCTGA
- a CDS encoding ABC transporter substrate-binding protein, which yields MTLSKKLTALPLIAAFTLLTACGDNSAGGNVTAANSPAETSGSAVAADSTATPKDPVTIEFWYGLGGKLGENMDVLIQKFNASQQEVIVKGIVQADYTETEQKLQAAIATGKVPAAVLSSNVDWAKKGYFAPVDTLIEQQADFNRDDFVQTFLSQGQVDGKQYFLPMYGTTQVMYYRKDAMEKNGIDPASLKTWEDLAAAAAQMTVKEGGKTTVYGWEPMWGSGNMIDATLSKGGSILSEDGSQVLIDSPEWIETWESFRKWIHEDQIMRIHSGGQGWEYWYKTIDDVMKGQAAGYTGSSGDQGDLDFSIVSAMEQPGWAGVGEGKPVAQAIMAGIPAKASEAEQQAAMKWLSYFTNTENTAFWSMNTGYIAVRQSALEDPAFVTFSESNPQSMIPLKQAAHGSEPFQDPTGGKINDALTIAADKVQIENIPAAEALKEAQETAQAALDKIKK from the coding sequence ATGACCTTATCCAAGAAGCTTACGGCCCTGCCCTTGATTGCAGCCTTCACCCTGCTTACTGCCTGCGGAGATAATTCAGCCGGAGGCAATGTTACAGCCGCTAACAGCCCGGCGGAGACCAGCGGTTCTGCGGTTGCCGCAGACAGCACTGCAACCCCCAAAGATCCGGTAACCATTGAATTCTGGTATGGACTCGGCGGCAAGCTGGGAGAGAACATGGATGTGCTGATCCAGAAGTTCAATGCCTCGCAGCAGGAGGTCATTGTCAAAGGCATCGTCCAGGCTGACTATACGGAAACCGAGCAGAAGCTTCAGGCAGCCATCGCCACCGGAAAAGTTCCTGCCGCCGTGCTGTCCTCCAATGTAGATTGGGCCAAAAAAGGTTATTTCGCCCCTGTCGACACGCTAATTGAACAGCAGGCAGATTTCAACCGTGACGATTTCGTCCAGACCTTCCTGAGTCAGGGCCAGGTGGACGGGAAGCAATATTTCCTTCCGATGTACGGAACTACGCAGGTGATGTATTACCGCAAGGACGCTATGGAGAAGAATGGTATTGATCCGGCGAGTCTGAAGACCTGGGAGGATCTGGCGGCAGCAGCTGCCCAAATGACGGTCAAGGAAGGCGGCAAAACAACCGTCTACGGCTGGGAGCCGATGTGGGGCTCCGGCAACATGATCGATGCCACCCTGAGCAAAGGCGGCAGCATTCTCAGCGAAGACGGCAGCCAGGTGCTGATCGACTCGCCGGAATGGATCGAAACCTGGGAATCCTTCCGCAAATGGATTCACGAGGATCAGATTATGCGGATTCATTCCGGCGGTCAGGGCTGGGAATATTGGTACAAAACGATCGATGATGTGATGAAAGGCCAGGCCGCAGGGTATACCGGCTCCAGCGGCGACCAGGGAGACCTGGACTTCAGCATCGTGTCGGCTATGGAACAGCCGGGCTGGGCAGGTGTCGGCGAAGGCAAGCCGGTAGCGCAGGCGATTATGGCCGGTATTCCGGCCAAGGCAAGTGAAGCCGAGCAGCAGGCGGCGATGAAATGGCTGAGCTATTTCACCAATACCGAGAACACAGCCTTCTGGTCGATGAATACCGGCTACATCGCTGTCCGCCAATCGGCACTGGAAGATCCTGCATTTGTTACGTTCAGTGAGAGCAATCCACAGAGCATGATCCCGCTGAAGCAGGCTGCCCATGGCTCCGAGCCATTCCAGGACCCTACCGGCGGCAAGATCAATGACGCTCTGACCATCGCGGCAGACAAGGTGCAGATTGAGAATATTCCAGCGGCGGAAGCGTTGAAGGAAGCGCAGGAAACTGCACAAGCTGCTCTGGACAAAATCAAGAAGTAA
- a CDS encoding carbohydrate ABC transporter permease: MLVLRQFGKVARPLFFAALALLMAFPFYWMVTSALKTNDEIWQSPPTLWPQDPLWGNFAAAWNEAPFFRYMGNSIFVAGSIVLLQVINSGMMAYALTHMKFRLKGLFAGIILFGYMVPATAVYLPGYLVLSELHLLDSYAGLILSNCVSVFSIFLIRQAFIQVPHELVEAGEADGASHMRILWTLLVPVTRSSFAVLALITFIDQYNNYFWPMLITKDPNLQLVSAGLRSFFVEGGAYGLKWPLIMAASAFTIAPLLLVFAIAQKTIMQSVNMTAGSSKG; encoded by the coding sequence ATGCTCGTTCTCAGACAATTTGGCAAAGTGGCCCGCCCGCTTTTTTTTGCCGCTCTGGCGCTGCTCATGGCCTTCCCTTTCTATTGGATGGTCACCAGCGCACTCAAAACCAATGATGAAATCTGGCAATCCCCGCCCACTCTGTGGCCGCAGGACCCGCTGTGGGGCAATTTCGCCGCCGCCTGGAATGAAGCACCGTTCTTCCGGTACATGGGCAACAGCATCTTTGTCGCCGGTTCCATTGTGCTGCTCCAGGTGATCAACTCCGGGATGATGGCCTACGCGCTTACCCATATGAAATTCCGCCTGAAGGGTCTATTCGCCGGCATTATCCTGTTCGGCTATATGGTTCCGGCCACAGCAGTCTATCTGCCGGGTTATCTCGTTCTCTCTGAGCTGCATCTGCTGGATTCATATGCCGGGCTGATTCTGTCGAACTGTGTGAGTGTATTCTCGATATTTCTGATCCGTCAGGCGTTTATCCAGGTGCCTCATGAGCTTGTCGAAGCCGGAGAAGCCGACGGAGCTTCCCATATGCGGATTCTCTGGACCCTGCTGGTGCCGGTTACACGGTCTTCGTTCGCCGTGCTGGCCTTGATTACCTTCATTGACCAGTACAACAACTATTTCTGGCCGATGCTGATCACCAAAGATCCCAACCTGCAGCTGGTGTCTGCCGGACTGCGCAGCTTCTTCGTTGAAGGAGGTGCCTACGGCCTGAAGTGGCCGCTGATTATGGCCGCCAGCGCCTTCACCATCGCTCCACTGCTGCTTGTGTTCGCCATCGCCCAGAAGACCATTATGCAAAGTGTCAACATGACTGCCGGTTCCAGCAAAGGATGA
- a CDS encoding carbohydrate ABC transporter permease, which translates to MTRSKGMGSLKPVLFTLPAMIPFAVFWLAPLLYVFYLSFTEWDFMNPEKTFVGFSNYTDLLSNPAFYKALRVTLLFCAGSVIPVILIGLCLALLMNVRLKGSALYQVLLFSPWVTPTVAVSIVWSWIYEPEVGLANTVLSWVGLAPIGWLQDPKWALVGVLLVTVWKSVGWAMIFYLVALRNVPSDLLEAAGLDGANPWQKFIRVTLPLISPTTLFLFIVQVIGALQAYDQINVLTQGGPSGSTRTLLYMYYQSAFESFQIGEASSVAMILVCGCMLLSLLSLEVSRRTSHY; encoded by the coding sequence ATGACACGTTCGAAAGGGATGGGCAGTCTAAAGCCGGTGCTCTTCACCTTACCTGCGATGATTCCGTTTGCTGTATTCTGGCTTGCACCTTTGCTCTATGTATTCTATTTAAGCTTCACGGAATGGGATTTCATGAATCCGGAGAAAACCTTCGTCGGCTTCAGCAACTACACCGATTTGCTCAGTAATCCGGCCTTCTATAAAGCGCTGAGGGTTACCTTGCTGTTCTGCGCCGGCAGCGTAATTCCGGTCATCCTGATCGGTCTCTGCCTGGCCCTGCTAATGAATGTGAGACTCAAAGGCTCGGCGCTGTACCAGGTACTGCTGTTCTCCCCGTGGGTTACGCCGACCGTGGCCGTCTCCATCGTCTGGTCGTGGATTTATGAACCTGAGGTGGGACTGGCCAATACCGTGCTGTCTTGGGTCGGGCTTGCGCCGATCGGCTGGTTGCAGGACCCCAAATGGGCGCTGGTCGGCGTTCTGCTTGTGACGGTGTGGAAATCGGTAGGCTGGGCCATGATCTTCTATCTGGTGGCGCTGCGCAACGTACCTTCTGATCTGCTGGAGGCAGCCGGGCTGGATGGAGCCAACCCTTGGCAGAAGTTCATCCGGGTTACGCTGCCGCTGATCTCCCCGACCACACTGTTCCTGTTCATAGTGCAGGTCATTGGCGCGCTTCAGGCGTATGACCAGATCAATGTGCTTACCCAGGGAGGGCCTTCCGGGTCCACACGCACCCTGCTCTATATGTATTATCAATCAGCCTTCGAATCGTTTCAGATTGGCGAAGCCTCCAGCGTTGCCATGATTCTCGTCTGCGGCTGTATGCTGCTGTCGCTGCTCTCGCTGGAGGTCAGCAGACGGACAAGCCACTACTAG
- a CDS encoding GbsR/MarR family transcriptional regulator, whose protein sequence is MKQEVFGEDNRDLSRREQLLRPMIDAIAQTMDLYGANYSFGQLYGIMFFEDRPMTLEEMKNLMNMSKSNMSYGVRSLMASKMVTKLPKKRERKELYAVETDFFEAFRNFFSLKLQREIDVMKEALGSVMAELQELSEAADTPEEERMYCLRDLEKLQHAVKYYDWLQKFVDGLQEGDYFQL, encoded by the coding sequence GTGAAGCAGGAGGTTTTTGGCGAAGATAATCGGGACTTGTCCCGGCGGGAGCAGCTGCTGCGGCCGATGATTGATGCCATTGCTCAAACAATGGACCTCTATGGAGCCAACTATTCGTTCGGACAGTTATATGGAATTATGTTTTTTGAGGACCGGCCGATGACGCTGGAGGAAATGAAGAATCTGATGAATATGAGCAAAAGCAATATGAGCTACGGTGTCCGTTCGCTGATGGCCTCCAAAATGGTGACCAAGCTTCCCAAGAAACGTGAGCGCAAGGAGCTGTATGCTGTAGAAACGGACTTCTTCGAGGCGTTTCGTAATTTCTTCAGCCTGAAGCTGCAGCGTGAGATTGATGTGATGAAGGAGGCGTTGGGCTCGGTGATGGCCGAACTGCAGGAGCTGAGCGAAGCGGCCGATACCCCGGAGGAAGAACGCATGTACTGTTTGCGGGATCTGGAGAAGCTGCAGCATGCGGTGAAGTATTATGACTGGCTGCAGAAGTTTGTGGACGGGCTTCAGGAAGGTGACTATTTTCAACTATAA
- a CDS encoding AI-2E family transporter, whose translation MEVFKRYFANLTVRRFLILALVALLLYSIRDMLNLVLLTFLIAYVMNSFQVLLSKRIGKYVKVNSKVIIVILYVALLALIISSLVQYLPKVYLQIKQLVFFLSNLTEDDIPKNEIVQYLFSMVKDLNYQSYLNQGLEYGLKISNWGTSFALATILSFVFILEKNRIVSFTSRLRDSKISWFYVELEYFGRKFIASFGKVIEAQILIALFNTFFTVIGLWFLNFPYLIALSIMIFMLSLIPVVGFVISLIPLCIIGYNQGGLMMVVYVLVMIAVLHVIEGYLLNPKLMSSKMNLPMFYTFIVLLFSEHYLGVWGLILGIPIFVFFLDILEINRDNKL comes from the coding sequence ATGGAAGTGTTTAAGCGTTATTTTGCGAATTTAACGGTCCGGCGCTTTTTGATTCTGGCGCTCGTCGCCCTGCTGCTGTACAGTATCAGAGATATGCTTAATCTGGTGCTGCTGACGTTTCTGATTGCTTATGTCATGAACAGCTTTCAAGTGCTGTTGTCCAAACGGATCGGCAAATACGTTAAGGTGAACAGCAAAGTTATTATCGTCATTCTGTACGTGGCTCTGCTGGCCCTGATCATCTCATCACTGGTTCAATATTTACCCAAGGTATATCTCCAGATTAAGCAGTTGGTCTTCTTTCTGAGTAATTTAACGGAGGATGACATTCCGAAGAATGAAATTGTTCAATATTTGTTCAGCATGGTCAAGGATCTCAATTACCAATCCTATCTGAACCAGGGACTGGAATATGGACTGAAGATCAGCAACTGGGGAACCAGCTTCGCCCTGGCCACCATCCTTAGCTTCGTGTTTATCTTGGAGAAGAACCGGATTGTGAGCTTCACCTCGCGCCTTCGCGACAGTAAGATTTCCTGGTTCTACGTAGAGCTGGAGTATTTCGGTCGCAAATTCATCGCCTCCTTCGGCAAGGTCATCGAAGCCCAGATCCTAATTGCGCTGTTCAATACCTTCTTCACCGTGATTGGACTCTGGTTCCTTAACTTCCCGTATCTGATCGCACTCTCCATTATGATCTTTATGCTCAGTCTGATCCCGGTGGTCGGATTCGTCATTTCCTTGATTCCGCTGTGCATTATCGGCTATAACCAGGGCGGCCTGATGATGGTTGTCTACGTGCTGGTGATGATTGCCGTGCTGCATGTTATTGAAGGTTATCTGCTTAATCCGAAGCTGATGTCCTCCAAGATGAATCTGCCCATGTTCTATACCTTTATCGTGCTGCTGTTCTCCGAGCATTATCTGGGCGTCTGGGGTTTGATTCTGGGGATTCCGATCTTCGTCTTTTTCCTGGATATTCTCGAGATTAACCGCGACAATAAGCTATAG
- a CDS encoding response regulator transcription factor — protein MGKKILVVDDEPGIVHAIAYALRREGYEVETARDGEEALERVRSFRPDALVLDVMMPKLSGYDVCRKLENRDDIGIILLTVKNDIVDKIVGLELGADDYMTKPFEIRELLARVKALLRRLDKSAGESKPELIEYGGLQIHPERRSVLLEGKPLEFTPKEFDLLLLLLSHPQRVYMREELLEQVWEMDYAGGTRTVDIHIQRLRKKLGEPYQHMLQTVYGVGYKAVPAGNGI, from the coding sequence ATGGGCAAAAAAATTCTTGTAGTGGATGACGAGCCGGGTATTGTCCATGCGATTGCCTATGCGCTGCGGCGTGAAGGCTATGAAGTGGAAACGGCCAGGGACGGGGAAGAGGCGCTGGAAAGAGTACGCTCCTTCAGGCCGGATGCGCTGGTACTGGATGTAATGATGCCGAAGCTCAGTGGATACGATGTCTGCCGCAAGCTGGAGAACCGTGATGATATCGGTATTATCCTGCTGACCGTCAAGAATGATATTGTTGATAAAATCGTAGGGCTGGAGCTTGGCGCAGACGATTATATGACCAAGCCGTTTGAAATCCGCGAGCTGCTGGCCCGGGTGAAGGCGCTGCTGCGTAGGCTGGATAAAAGCGCGGGCGAAAGCAAGCCGGAGCTGATCGAATATGGCGGCCTGCAGATCCACCCGGAACGCCGCAGTGTCCTGTTGGAGGGGAAACCGCTGGAATTCACGCCGAAGGAGTTCGATCTGCTGCTCCTGCTGCTCTCGCATCCGCAGCGCGTCTATATGCGCGAGGAACTGCTGGAGCAGGTATGGGAGATGGATTACGCAGGGGGCACCAGAACCGTGGACATTCATATCCAGCGTCTGCGCAAAAAGCTGGGTGAACCCTACCAGCATATGCTGCAGACCGTTTACGGTGTAGGCTATAAGGCTGTGCCGGCAGGGAACGGGATATGA
- a CDS encoding sensor histidine kinase — translation MRVSIRLKFSLFLAVLLILAVTLLSYVVLHGVERNQQAQIETYLAQHVNTVNLRVKQTYYTGTRLAPQTFMQQRGRGLAAELAGFTGLAVTLYDMLGSKVGSSIQQAAAAEPQQGGSPLTYALQNKIAYQSTGESLLYLAPLQGPDGQMGVVELSYSLASEQSFLKTLQQLFINTGIGVVIFSFIIGYLYFNRAVSGIARLKAAAAAIRQADYLPAPPLKRKDELGELAEGIYYMSREIEGSIAAKDEEQRKLELAVQKLQALEQQQKQYIGNISHEFKTPLTSIKAYVDLLNMYDDDPKLLFDAKVNIAKETQRLYEMVEKVLQLTALERYDFESQAERVEVAAGIREICGRMKGKAERFGITMTIDTQPGYIWVDRESLEHIVINLLDNAIKYNVPQGTIHVRTMTGGGVVRIEISDSGIGIPGEARDRIFEPFYTVNRDRSRQSGGTGLGLSLVHNLVEKHGGSITLLETEEEGTAFELSFPAIP, via the coding sequence ATGAGAGTCAGCATCAGGCTGAAATTCAGTTTGTTTCTGGCCGTCCTGCTGATTCTGGCCGTTACGCTGCTGAGTTATGTGGTGCTGCATGGCGTGGAACGGAATCAGCAGGCCCAGATCGAGACTTATCTGGCCCAGCACGTTAACACTGTGAACCTGCGTGTGAAGCAGACTTACTATACAGGGACACGGCTTGCGCCGCAGACCTTCATGCAGCAGCGGGGCCGGGGGCTGGCGGCGGAGCTGGCCGGGTTCACCGGTCTTGCGGTAACGCTGTATGATATGTTGGGTTCCAAGGTCGGTTCATCGATACAGCAAGCGGCGGCAGCAGAACCACAGCAGGGCGGCAGCCCGCTTACCTACGCGCTGCAGAACAAAATTGCCTATCAAAGTACCGGCGAATCGCTGCTCTATCTGGCCCCGCTGCAAGGACCGGATGGGCAGATGGGCGTAGTGGAGCTGAGCTATTCGCTGGCAAGCGAGCAGAGCTTCCTGAAGACGCTGCAGCAGTTGTTCATCAACACGGGCATCGGTGTGGTGATCTTCAGTTTCATCATCGGCTACCTGTATTTCAACCGTGCCGTCTCAGGGATTGCACGGCTGAAAGCGGCAGCAGCGGCGATCCGCCAGGCGGATTACCTTCCTGCGCCTCCCTTGAAGCGCAAGGACGAGCTGGGCGAGCTGGCGGAGGGCATTTATTACATGAGCCGGGAGATTGAGGGCAGCATTGCCGCCAAAGACGAGGAGCAGCGCAAGCTTGAACTGGCCGTGCAGAAGCTCCAGGCGCTGGAGCAGCAGCAGAAGCAGTACATCGGCAATATCAGCCATGAATTCAAGACACCGCTGACGTCCATCAAGGCGTATGTGGATCTGCTGAATATGTATGACGATGACCCCAAGCTGCTGTTCGATGCCAAGGTCAACATCGCCAAAGAAACGCAGCGCCTCTATGAGATGGTCGAGAAGGTGCTGCAGCTGACCGCCCTTGAACGGTATGATTTCGAGTCCCAGGCTGAGCGGGTAGAGGTGGCAGCAGGCATCCGGGAAATCTGCGGGCGGATGAAGGGCAAGGCCGAACGCTTCGGAATCACCATGACGATCGATACTCAGCCCGGGTACATCTGGGTCGACCGGGAGAGCCTGGAGCATATTGTGATTAATCTGCTGGATAATGCGATCAAATACAATGTGCCGCAGGGTACTATTCATGTACGGACCATGACCGGCGGTGGAGTAGTCCGAATTGAGATTTCGGATTCGGGAATCGGGATCCCCGGCGAAGCCAGGGACAGAATCTTCGAGCCCTTCTATACCGTCAACCGTGACCGGTCCCGCCAGTCGGGCGGGACCGGCCTGGGGTTGTCGCTTGTGCACAATCTGGTGGAGAAGCATGGGGGCAGCATCACGCTGCTGGAGACGGAGGAGGAAGGGACGGCCTTTGAGCTGTCTTTTCCGGCCATTCCTTGA
- a CDS encoding ABC transporter substrate-binding protein, with product MKNGIKKQWLLSLIMSLLVLLLAACGNSANADENAGSAAEEALPFAEIETLAKEEGNIVSVGMPDSWANWKDTWADVTGKYGISHTDTDMSSAEEIAKFEAEKDKPTADIGDVGIAFGPVAVAQGVTQPYKTAYWEQLPDWAKDEDGHWVVGYQGTIAFLTNTKLVADPPQSWEDLKSGSYKIIVGDVTKAAQAQMAVLAAAIAFGGDESNMEPGLAFFEELAKNGRLSNAEASLANIEKGEVEVTLLWDFNALNYRDQIGKDGFNVAIPQEGSVVSGYATIINKWAPHPNAAKVTREYILSDEGQINLAKGYARPIRDTVILPDDVAAKLLAADQYVNAKPVGDYKVWEETAKSIPQQWQERVLVHLN from the coding sequence ATGAAAAACGGAATCAAAAAACAATGGTTACTGAGTCTGATTATGTCCTTGCTCGTCCTGTTGCTTGCAGCTTGTGGAAATTCGGCCAATGCGGATGAGAATGCCGGAAGTGCTGCGGAGGAAGCCCTGCCGTTTGCTGAAATCGAGACTCTGGCGAAAGAAGAAGGAAATATAGTCAGCGTAGGTATGCCGGATTCCTGGGCGAACTGGAAGGACACCTGGGCCGATGTAACCGGCAAATACGGAATTTCACATACAGATACAGATATGTCGAGTGCGGAGGAGATTGCCAAGTTTGAAGCGGAGAAGGATAAACCGACGGCGGATATTGGCGATGTGGGCATCGCTTTTGGTCCGGTTGCCGTAGCCCAAGGCGTTACTCAGCCCTACAAGACAGCTTATTGGGAGCAGCTCCCGGATTGGGCCAAGGACGAGGATGGACATTGGGTGGTTGGCTATCAGGGAACCATCGCGTTTCTGACCAACACCAAGCTGGTGGCCGATCCGCCTCAGAGCTGGGAAGATCTGAAGAGCGGCAGCTATAAAATCATTGTCGGCGATGTGACCAAAGCGGCACAGGCCCAGATGGCTGTGCTGGCTGCGGCCATCGCCTTCGGTGGCGACGAATCGAATATGGAGCCAGGACTGGCTTTCTTCGAGGAGCTGGCCAAGAACGGACGTCTCTCCAATGCAGAGGCTTCGCTGGCCAACATTGAGAAAGGGGAAGTGGAAGTAACGCTGCTATGGGACTTCAACGCCCTGAACTATAGAGACCAGATTGGCAAGGATGGCTTCAATGTAGCCATTCCGCAGGAGGGCAGTGTAGTCAGTGGCTATGCGACAATTATCAACAAGTGGGCACCGCATCCCAATGCCGCCAAGGTTACACGCGAGTACATCCTGAGTGATGAAGGACAGATTAATCTCGCTAAAGGGTATGCGCGCCCCATCCGGGATACGGTCATCCTTCCGGACGACGTGGCTGCCAAACTGCTGGCCGCTGATCAATATGTGAATGCCAAGCCGGTCGGCGATTACAAGGTATGGGAAGAAACGGCCAAGAGCATCCCGCAGCAGTGGCAGGAACGTGTTCTTGTACATCTGAACTAA